A part of Escherichia marmotae genomic DNA contains:
- the purT gene encoding formate-dependent phosphoribosylglycinamide formyltransferase, with protein MTLLGTALRQAATRVMLLGSGELGKEVAIECQRLGVEVIAVDRYADAPAMHVAHRSHVINMLDGDALRRVVELEKPHYIVPEIEAIATDMLIQLEKEGLNVVPCARATQLTMNREGIRRLAAEELQLPTSTYRFADSESLFREAVTAIGYPCIVKPVMSSSGKGQTFIRSADQLAQAWEYAQQGGRAGAGRVIVEGVVKFDFEITLLTVSAVDGVHFCAPIGHRQEDGDYRESWQPQQMSPLALERAQEIARKVVLALGGYGLFGVELFVCGDEVIFSEVSPRPHDTGMVTLISQDLSEFALHVRAFLGLPVGGIRQNGPAASAVILPQLTSQNVTFDNVQNAVGAGLQIRLFGKPEIDGSRRLGVTLATAESIDEAIERAKHAAAQVKVQG; from the coding sequence ATGACGTTATTAGGCACTGCGCTGCGTCAGGCAGCAACTCGCGTGATGTTATTAGGCTCCGGTGAACTGGGTAAAGAAGTGGCCATCGAGTGCCAACGCCTCGGTGTAGAAGTGATTGCGGTCGATCGCTATGCCGACGCGCCAGCCATGCATGTCGCGCATCGTTCTCATGTCATCAATATGCTGGATGGCGATGCGTTGCGCCGTGTGGTTGAACTGGAAAAACCGCACTATATCGTGCCGGAGATCGAAGCTATTGCCACCGATATGCTGATCCAGCTTGAAAAGGAAGGGTTGAATGTTGTCCCCTGCGCTCGTGCGACTCAGCTAACGATGAATCGCGAAGGGATCCGTCGCCTGGCGGCAGAAGAACTTCAGCTTCCCACTTCAACGTATCGTTTTGCCGATAGCGAAAGTCTTTTCCGCGAGGCGGTTACCGCCATTGGCTATCCCTGTATCGTTAAACCGGTCATGAGTTCTTCCGGCAAGGGGCAGACGTTTATTCGCTCTGCCGACCAGCTTGCTCAGGCGTGGGAGTACGCCCAGCAAGGTGGTCGCGCCGGGGCGGGCCGCGTGATTGTTGAAGGCGTGGTTAAGTTTGACTTTGAGATTACCCTACTAACCGTCAGTGCGGTGGATGGCGTCCATTTCTGTGCACCAATAGGTCATCGTCAGGAAGATGGTGACTATCGCGAATCCTGGCAACCGCAGCAAATGAGCCCACTGGCTCTGGAACGTGCGCAGGAGATTGCCCGCAAAGTGGTGCTGGCGCTGGGCGGCTATGGTCTGTTTGGTGTGGAGTTGTTTGTCTGTGGCGATGAGGTGATTTTCAGTGAAGTCTCCCCTCGCCCGCATGACACCGGGATGGTGACGTTAATTTCTCAGGATCTCTCGGAATTTGCCCTGCATGTACGCGCGTTCCTCGGACTGCCTGTTGGCGGGATTCGTCAGAATGGCCCTGCCGCTTCTGCAGTTATCCTGCCGCAACTGACCAGTCAGAATGTCACGTTTGATAATGTGCAGAATGCCGTTGGCGCAGGTTTGCAGATTCGTTTATTTGGTAAGCCGGAAATTGATGGCAGCCGTCGTCTGGGTGTGACACTGGCTACAGCGGAGAGCATTGATGAGGCGATTGAACGCGCGAAGCACGCCGCCGCACAGGTGAAAGTACAAGGTTAA
- the kdgA gene encoding bifunctional 4-hydroxy-2-oxoglutarate aldolase/2-dehydro-3-deoxy-phosphogluconate aldolase — MKNWKTSAESILTTGPVVPVIVVNKLEHAVPMAKALVAGGVRVLEVTLRTECAVDAIRAIAKEVPEAIVGAGTVLNPQQLAEVTEAGAQFAISPGLTEPLLKAATEGFIPLIPGISTVSELMLGMDYGLKEFKFFPAEANGGVKALQAIAGPFSQVRFCPTGGISPANYRDYLALKSVLCIGGSWLVPADALEAGDYDRITKLAREAVEGAKL, encoded by the coding sequence ATGAAAAACTGGAAAACAAGTGCAGAATCAATCCTGACCACTGGCCCGGTTGTACCGGTTATTGTGGTAAACAAACTGGAACACGCGGTGCCAATGGCAAAAGCGTTGGTTGCTGGTGGCGTGCGCGTTCTGGAAGTGACTTTGCGTACCGAGTGTGCAGTTGATGCTATCCGTGCAATCGCCAAAGAAGTACCGGAAGCGATTGTGGGTGCTGGTACTGTGCTGAACCCACAGCAACTGGCAGAAGTGACCGAAGCAGGCGCACAGTTCGCCATTAGCCCGGGTCTGACTGAACCACTGCTGAAAGCAGCGACTGAAGGCTTCATTCCTCTGATTCCAGGTATCAGCACTGTTTCTGAACTGATGCTGGGTATGGACTACGGCCTGAAAGAGTTCAAATTCTTCCCGGCGGAAGCTAATGGCGGCGTGAAAGCACTGCAGGCGATCGCAGGCCCGTTCTCCCAGGTTCGTTTCTGCCCGACTGGTGGTATTTCTCCGGCTAACTACCGTGACTACCTGGCGCTGAAAAGCGTGCTGTGTATCGGTGGTTCATGGCTGGTTCCGGCGGATGCGCTGGAAGCAGGCGATTACGACCGCATCACTAAGCTGGCACGTGAAGCAGTAGAAGGCGCGAAGCTGTAA
- the edd gene encoding phosphogluconate dehydratase, with product MNPQLLRVTKRIIERSRATRSAYLARIEQAKTSTVHRSQLACGNLAHGFAACQPEDKASLKSMLRNNIAIITSYNDMLSAHQPYEHYPEIIRKALHEANAVGQVAGGVPAMCDGVTQGQDGMELSLLSREVIAMSAAVGLSHNMFDGALFLGVCDKIVPGLTMAALSFGHLPAVFVPSGPMASGLPNKEKVRIRQLYAEGKVDRMALLESEAASYHAPGTCTFYGTANTNQMVVEFMGMQLPGSSFIHPDSPLRDALTAAAARQVTRMTGNGNEWMPIGKMIDEKVVVNGIVALLATGGSTNHTMHLVAMARAAGIQINWDDFSDLSDVVPLMARLYPNGPADINHFQAAGGVPVLVRELLKAGLLHEDVNTVAGFGLSRYTLEPWLNNGELDWREGAEKSLDSNVIASFEQPFSHHGGTKVLSGNLGRAVMKTSAVPVENQVIEAPAVVFESQHDVMPAFEAGLLDRDCVVVVRHQGPKANGMPELHKLMPPLGVLLDRRFKIALVTDGRLSGASGKVPSAIHVTPEAYDGGLLAKVRDGDIIRVNGQTGELTLLVDEAELAAREPHIPDLSASRVGTGRELFGALREKLSGAEQGATCITF from the coding sequence ATGAATCCACAATTGTTACGCGTAACAAAACGAATTATTGAACGTTCGCGCGCGACTCGTTCTGCTTATCTCGCCCGGATCGAACAAGCGAAAACCTCGACCGTTCATCGTTCGCAGTTGGCATGCGGTAATCTGGCACACGGTTTCGCCGCTTGCCAGCCAGAAGACAAAGCCTCCCTGAAAAGCATGTTGCGTAACAATATCGCCATTATCACCTCCTACAACGACATGCTCTCTGCCCACCAGCCTTATGAACATTATCCAGAGATCATTCGTAAAGCACTGCATGAAGCTAACGCGGTCGGCCAGGTGGCGGGGGGTGTTCCGGCGATGTGCGATGGTGTCACCCAGGGGCAGGACGGAATGGAGCTGTCGCTGTTAAGCCGCGAAGTGATTGCCATGTCGGCGGCGGTGGGGCTGTCTCATAACATGTTTGATGGCGCGCTGTTCCTCGGCGTGTGCGACAAGATTGTCCCAGGGCTGACGATGGCTGCACTGTCGTTCGGTCATCTGCCTGCGGTATTTGTGCCATCAGGCCCGATGGCAAGTGGTTTGCCAAACAAAGAGAAAGTTCGCATTCGCCAGCTTTATGCTGAAGGAAAAGTGGATCGTATGGCGCTGCTGGAGTCAGAAGCCGCGTCTTATCATGCGCCGGGTACGTGTACTTTTTACGGTACAGCCAACACCAATCAGATGGTGGTTGAATTTATGGGGATGCAGTTGCCAGGCTCTTCTTTTATTCATCCGGACTCTCCACTGCGTGATGCATTAACTGCAGCCGCTGCGCGCCAGGTTACACGCATGACCGGCAATGGTAATGAATGGATGCCAATCGGTAAGATGATCGATGAGAAAGTGGTGGTGAACGGTATCGTGGCGCTGCTGGCAACAGGTGGTTCCACTAACCATACAATGCACCTGGTGGCGATGGCGCGTGCGGCGGGTATTCAGATTAACTGGGATGACTTCTCTGATCTTTCTGATGTCGTACCGCTGATGGCGCGTCTCTACCCGAACGGCCCGGCCGATATTAATCACTTCCAGGCGGCGGGAGGCGTACCGGTGCTGGTGCGTGAACTGCTCAAGGCGGGTCTGCTGCATGAAGATGTGAATACGGTAGCGGGTTTTGGTCTTTCTCGTTATACCCTCGAGCCGTGGCTGAATAACGGTGAGCTGGACTGGCGAGAAGGTGCAGAAAAATCGCTCGACAGCAATGTGATCGCTTCCTTCGAACAACCTTTCTCTCATCATGGTGGGACAAAAGTGTTAAGCGGTAACCTGGGCCGTGCGGTTATGAAAACCTCCGCTGTACCCGTTGAAAACCAGGTAATTGAAGCGCCTGCGGTTGTTTTCGAGAGCCAGCATGACGTTATGCCAGCCTTTGAAGCGGGTTTGCTGGACCGTGATTGTGTGGTTGTTGTTCGTCATCAGGGGCCAAAAGCGAACGGAATGCCAGAATTACATAAACTCATGCCGCCACTTGGTGTATTATTGGACCGGCGTTTCAAAATTGCGTTAGTTACCGATGGACGCCTCTCCGGTGCTTCAGGTAAAGTGCCGTCAGCTATCCACGTAACACCAGAAGCCTACGATGGCGGGTTACTGGCGAAAGTGCGCGATGGAGACATCATTCGTGTGAATGGACAGACAGGCGAACTGACGTTGCTGGTAGACGAAGCGGAACTGGCTGCTCGCGAACCACACATTCCTGACCTGAGCGCGTCACGCGTAGGAACAGGACGTGAATTATTCGGCGCCTTGCGTGAAAAACTGTCCGGTGCCGAACAGGGCGCAACCTGTATCACTTTTTAA
- the zwf gene encoding glucose-6-phosphate dehydrogenase: protein MAVTQTAQACDLVIFGAKGDLARRKLLPSLYQLEKAGQLNPDTRIIGVGRADWDKAAYTKVVREALETFMKETIDEGLWDTLSARLDFCNLDVNDTAAFNRLGAMLDQKNRITINYFAMPPSTFGAICKGLGEAKLNAKPARVVMEKPLGTSLATSREINDQVGEYFEECQVYRIDHYLGKETVLNLLALRFANSLFVNNWDNRTIDHVEITVAEEVGIEGRWGYFDKAGQMRDMIQNHLLQILCMIAMSPPSDLSADSIRDEKVKVLKSLRRIDRTNVREKTVRGQYTAGFAQGKKVPGYLEEEGANKSSNTETFVAIRVDIDNWRWAGVPFYLRTGKRLPTKCSEVVVYFKTPELNLFKESWQDLPQNKLTIRLQPDEGVDIQVLNKVPGLDHKHNLQITKLDLSYSETFNQTHLADAYERLLLETMRGIQALFVRRDEVEEAWKWVDSITEAWAMDNDAPKPYQAGTWGPVASVAMITRDGRSWNEFE from the coding sequence ATGGCGGTAACGCAAACAGCCCAGGCCTGTGACCTGGTCATTTTCGGCGCGAAAGGCGACCTTGCGCGTCGTAAATTGCTGCCTTCCCTGTATCAACTGGAAAAAGCCGGTCAGCTCAACCCGGACACCCGGATTATCGGCGTAGGGCGTGCTGACTGGGATAAAGCGGCATATACCAAAGTTGTCCGCGAGGCGCTTGAAACCTTCATGAAAGAAACCATTGATGAAGGTCTGTGGGATACCCTGAGTGCGCGTCTGGATTTTTGTAATCTTGATGTCAATGACACGGCCGCATTCAACCGCCTTGGCGCGATGCTGGATCAAAAAAATCGTATCACCATTAACTACTTTGCCATGCCACCAAGCACCTTTGGTGCGATCTGCAAAGGGCTGGGTGAGGCAAAACTGAATGCTAAACCTGCTCGCGTGGTCATGGAAAAACCGCTGGGAACATCACTGGCGACTTCGCGTGAAATTAACGATCAGGTAGGCGAATATTTCGAGGAGTGCCAGGTTTACCGTATCGACCACTATCTGGGTAAAGAAACGGTACTGAACCTGCTGGCGCTGCGTTTTGCTAACTCTCTGTTTGTGAACAACTGGGACAATCGCACCATTGATCATGTTGAGATCACGGTGGCAGAAGAGGTCGGAATCGAAGGGCGCTGGGGGTATTTTGATAAAGCCGGTCAGATGCGCGATATGATCCAGAACCACCTGCTGCAAATTCTTTGCATGATTGCGATGTCTCCGCCGTCCGACCTGAGCGCCGACAGCATCCGTGATGAAAAAGTGAAAGTACTGAAGTCATTGCGTCGAATTGACCGCACCAATGTGCGTGAAAAAACAGTACGCGGGCAATACACCGCAGGCTTCGCTCAGGGCAAAAAAGTACCAGGCTATCTGGAAGAAGAGGGTGCGAATAAAAGCAGTAACACGGAAACCTTCGTGGCTATCCGCGTCGACATCGATAACTGGCGTTGGGCTGGCGTGCCGTTCTACCTGCGAACAGGTAAACGTCTGCCGACAAAATGCTCTGAAGTTGTGGTCTATTTCAAAACACCAGAACTGAATCTGTTCAAAGAGTCGTGGCAGGATCTGCCGCAGAACAAACTGACTATTCGTCTGCAACCCGATGAGGGCGTGGATATCCAGGTGTTGAATAAAGTCCCTGGTCTTGATCACAAACATAATCTGCAAATCACCAAACTGGATCTGAGCTATTCAGAAACCTTTAATCAGACGCATCTGGCTGATGCTTATGAGCGTCTGTTGCTGGAAACGATGCGCGGTATTCAGGCGTTGTTTGTGCGTCGCGATGAAGTGGAAGAAGCGTGGAAATGGGTAGATTCCATTACTGAAGCATGGGCGATGGACAACGATGCGCCGAAACCGTATCAGGCCGGAACCTGGGGCCCGGTTGCCTCGGTGGCGATGATTACCCGTGACGGTCGCTCCTGGAATGAGTTTGAGTAA
- the hexR gene encoding DNA-binding transcriptional regulator HexR produces the protein MNMLEKIQSQLEHLSKSERKVAEVILASPDNAIHSSIAALALEANVSEPTVNRFCRSMDTRGFPDFKLHLAQSLANGTPYVNRNVNEDDSVESYTGKIFESAMATLDHVRHSLDKSAVNRAVDLLTQAKKIAFFGLGSSAAVAHDAMNKFFRFNVPVIYSDDIVLQRMSCMNCSDGDVVVLISHTGRTKNLVELAQLARENDAMVIALTSAGTPLAREATLAITLDVPEDTDIYMPMVSRLAQLTVIDVLATGFTLRRGTKFRDNLKRVKEALKESRFDKQLLNLSDDR, from the coding sequence ATGAATATGCTGGAAAAAATCCAGTCTCAACTGGAACATTTGAGCAAATCAGAACGCAAAGTTGCCGAGGTCATTCTTGCTTCGCCCGACAACGCGATCCATTCGAGTATTGCTGCTCTGGCGCTGGAAGCCAATGTTAGCGAGCCGACGGTGAATCGTTTCTGTCGCAGCATGGACACTCGCGGTTTTCCTGATTTTAAACTGCATCTGGCGCAAAGTCTGGCGAATGGCACTCCTTATGTTAATCGCAACGTCAATGAAGATGACAGCGTTGAATCATACACAGGGAAAATATTTGAGTCGGCAATGGCTACTCTTGATCACGTCCGTCACTCGCTGGATAAATCCGCCGTCAATCGTGCCGTTGATCTCCTCACCCAGGCGAAGAAAATTGCCTTTTTTGGATTAGGTTCTTCCGCTGCCGTTGCCCACGATGCGATGAATAAGTTTTTTCGCTTCAATGTTCCGGTGATCTACTCGGACGATATCGTACTGCAACGAATGAGTTGTATGAATTGTAGTGATGGTGACGTCGTTGTGCTGATTTCCCACACCGGCAGAACAAAAAATCTGGTTGAACTGGCGCAACTGGCGCGAGAAAACGACGCAATGGTGATTGCCCTCACCTCAGCGGGAACGCCACTCGCCCGGGAAGCAACGCTGGCAATTACCCTCGATGTACCGGAAGATACTGACATTTATATGCCCATGGTCTCTCGACTTGCACAGTTGACCGTGATAGATGTGCTGGCAACAGGATTTACTTTGCGACGCGGAACAAAATTCAGAGATAACTTGAAGCGGGTCAAGGAAGCTCTCAAGGAATCGCGTTTTGATAAGCAGTTACTTAATTTAAGTGACGATCGCTGA
- the pyk gene encoding pyruvate kinase, whose amino-acid sequence MSRRLRRTKIVTTLGPATDRDNNLEKVIAAGANVVRMNFSHGSPEDHKMRADKVREIAAKLGRHVAILGDLQGPKIRVSTFKEGKVFLNIGDKFLLDANLGKGEGDKEKVGIDYKGLPADVVPGDILLLDDGRVQLKVLEVQGMKVFTEVTVGGPLSNNKGINKLGGGLSAEALTEKDKADIQTAALIGVDYLAVSFPRCGEDLNYARRLARDAGCDAKIVAKVERAEAVCSQDAMDDIILASDVVMVARGDLGVEIGDPELVGIQKALIRRARQLNRAVITATQMMESMITNPMPTRAEVMDVANAVLDGTDAVMLSAETAAGQYPSETVAAMARVCLGAEKIPSINVSKHRLDVQFDNVEEAIAMSAMYAANHLKGVTAIITMTESGRTALMTSRISSGLPIFAMSRHERTLNLTALYRGVTPVYFDSASDGVVAASEAVNLLRDKGYLMSGDLVIVTQGDVMSTVGSTNTTRILTVE is encoded by the coding sequence ATGTCCAGAAGGCTTCGCAGAACCAAAATCGTTACCACGTTAGGCCCGGCTACTGATCGCGATAATAACCTTGAAAAAGTTATCGCTGCCGGCGCAAACGTTGTACGTATGAACTTTTCTCACGGCTCGCCTGAAGATCACAAAATGCGCGCAGATAAAGTTCGTGAAATTGCCGCAAAACTGGGGCGTCATGTGGCTATTCTGGGTGACCTTCAGGGGCCAAAGATTCGTGTATCTACCTTTAAAGAAGGTAAGGTGTTCCTCAACATTGGGGACAAATTCCTGCTGGATGCTAACCTGGGTAAAGGTGAAGGCGATAAAGAAAAAGTCGGTATCGACTATAAAGGTCTGCCTGCTGACGTCGTGCCTGGCGACATCCTGCTGCTGGACGACGGTCGCGTACAGTTAAAAGTGCTGGAAGTTCAGGGCATGAAAGTGTTCACCGAAGTCACTGTCGGTGGCCCTCTCTCTAACAATAAAGGGATCAACAAACTCGGCGGCGGTCTGTCGGCTGAAGCACTGACCGAAAAAGATAAAGCTGATATTCAGACTGCAGCACTGATTGGCGTGGATTATCTGGCAGTTTCCTTCCCGCGCTGTGGCGAAGATCTGAACTATGCCCGCCGTCTGGCACGCGACGCAGGTTGTGATGCGAAAATTGTCGCCAAGGTTGAACGTGCGGAAGCCGTTTGCAGCCAGGATGCAATGGACGACATTATCCTCGCCTCTGACGTGGTGATGGTCGCACGCGGTGACCTCGGCGTTGAAATTGGCGATCCGGAACTGGTCGGCATTCAGAAGGCCTTGATCCGTCGTGCGCGCCAGCTTAACCGTGCGGTAATTACAGCGACCCAGATGATGGAGTCAATGATCACCAACCCGATGCCAACCCGTGCAGAAGTTATGGACGTGGCAAACGCCGTGCTGGATGGTACTGATGCCGTGATGCTGTCTGCAGAAACCGCTGCGGGCCAATACCCTTCAGAAACAGTTGCTGCGATGGCGCGCGTTTGCCTGGGTGCTGAAAAAATCCCGAGCATTAACGTTTCTAAACACCGTCTGGACGTTCAGTTCGATAATGTGGAAGAAGCAATCGCCATGTCCGCGATGTATGCAGCTAACCACCTGAAAGGGGTTACCGCTATCATCACCATGACCGAGTCTGGTCGTACCGCGCTGATGACCTCCCGTATCAGTTCCGGTCTGCCAATTTTCGCCATGTCTCGTCATGAGCGTACCCTGAACCTGACTGCGCTTTATCGTGGTGTCACGCCGGTCTATTTTGACAGTGCAAGTGATGGCGTAGTTGCGGCCAGCGAAGCGGTAAATCTGCTGCGCGATAAAGGCTATCTGATGTCCGGCGACCTGGTCATCGTCACCCAGGGCGACGTAATGAGTACCGTGGGTTCTACCAATACCACGCGTATTTTAACTGTTGAGTAA
- a CDS encoding IS4-like element IS4 family transposase: MHIGQALDLVSRYDSLRNPLTSLGDYLDPELISRCLAESGTVTLRKRRLPLEMMVWCIVGMALERKEPLHQIVNRLDIMLPGNRPFVAPSAVIQARQRLGSEAVRRVFTKTAQLWHNATPHPHWCGLTLLAIDGVFWRTPDTPENDAAFPRQTHAGNPALYPQVKMVCQMELTSHLLTAAAFGTMKNSENELAEQLIEQTGDNTLTLMDKGYYSLGLLNAWSQAGEHRHWMIPLRKGAQYEEIRKLGKGDHLVKLKTSPQARKKWPGLGNEVTARLLTVTRKGKVCHLLTSMTDAMRFPGGEMADLYSHRWEIELGYREIKQTMQLSRLTLRSKKPELVEQELWGVLLAYNLVRYQMIKMAEHLKGYWPNQLSFSESCGMVMRMLMTLQGASPGRIPELMRDLASMGQLVKLPTRRERAFPRVVKERPWKYPTAPKKSQSVA; encoded by the coding sequence ATGCACATTGGACAGGCCCTTGATCTGGTATCCCGTTACGATTCTCTGCGTAACCCACTGACTTCTCTGGGGGATTACCTCGACCCCGAACTCATCTCTCGTTGCCTTGCCGAATCAGGTACTGTAACGCTACGCAAGCGCCGTCTTCCCCTCGAAATGATGGTCTGGTGTATTGTTGGCATGGCGCTTGAGCGTAAAGAACCTCTTCACCAGATTGTGAATCGCCTGGACATCATGCTACCGGGCAATCGCCCCTTCGTTGCCCCCAGTGCCGTTATTCAGGCCCGCCAGCGCCTGGGAAGTGAGGCTGTCCGCCGCGTGTTCACGAAAACAGCGCAGCTCTGGCATAACGCCACGCCGCATCCGCACTGGTGCGGCCTGACCCTGCTGGCCATCGATGGTGTGTTCTGGCGCACACCGGATACACCAGAGAACGATGCAGCCTTCCCCCGCCAGACACATGCCGGGAACCCGGCGCTCTACCCGCAGGTCAAAATGGTCTGCCAGATGGAACTGACCAGCCATCTGCTGACGGCTGCAGCCTTCGGCACGATGAAGAACAGCGAAAATGAGCTTGCTGAGCAACTTATAGAACAAACCGGCGATAACACCCTGACGTTAATGGATAAAGGTTATTACTCACTGGGACTGTTAAATGCCTGGAGCCAGGCGGGAGAACACCGCCACTGGATGATCCCTCTCAGAAAGGGAGCGCAATATGAAGAGATCAGAAAACTGGGTAAAGGCGATCATCTGGTGAAGCTGAAAACCAGCCCGCAGGCACGAAAAAAGTGGCCGGGACTGGGAAATGAGGTGACAGCCCGCCTGCTGACCGTGACGCGCAAAGGAAAAGTCTGCCATCTGCTGACGTCGATGACGGACGCCATGCGCTTCCCCGGAGGAGAAATGGCGGATCTGTACAGTCATCGCTGGGAAATCGAACTGGGATACAGGGAGATAAAACAGACGATGCAACTGAGCAGGCTGACGCTGAGAAGTAAAAAGCCGGAGCTTGTGGAGCAAGAGCTGTGGGGTGTCTTACTGGCTTATAATCTGGTGAGATATCAGATGATTAAAATGGCAGAACATCTGAAAGGTTACTGGCCGAATCAACTGAGTTTCTCAGAATCATGCGGAATGGTGATGAGAATGCTGATGACATTGCAGGGCGCTTCACCGGGACGTATACCGGAGCTGATGCGCGATCTTGCAAGTATGGGACAACTTGTGAAATTACCGACAAGAAGGGAAAGGGCCTTCCCGAGAGTGGTAAAGGAGAGGCCCTGGAAATACCCCACAGCCCCGAAAAAGAGCCAGTCAGTTGCTTAA
- the lpxM gene encoding lauroyl-Kdo(2)-lipid IV(A) myristoyltransferase (LpxM is lauroyl-Kdo(2)-lipid IV(A) myristoyltransferase, an enzyme characterized in Escherichia coli and involved in biosynthesis of the form of lipid A found in that species and some closely related species.), with protein METKKNNSEYIPEFDKSFRHPRYWGAWLGVAAMAGIALTPPKFRDPILARLGRFAGRLGKSSRRRALINLSLCFPERSEAEREAIVDEMFATAPQAMAMMAELAIRGPEKIQPRVDWQGLEIIEEMRRNNEKVIFLVPHGWAVDIPAMLMASQGQKMAAMFHNQGNPVFDYVWNTVRRRFGGRLHARNDGIKPFIQSVRQGYWGYYLPDQDHGPEHSEFVDFFATYKATLPAIGRLMKVCRARVVPLFPIYDGKTHRLTIQVRPPMDDLSEADDHTIARRMNEEVEIFVGPRPEQYTWILKLLKTRKPGEIQPYKRKDLYPIK; from the coding sequence ATGGAAACGAAAAAAAATAATAGTGAATACATTCCTGAGTTTGATAAATCCTTTCGCCATCCGCGCTACTGGGGAGCCTGGTTGGGCGTGGCGGCGATGGCCGGTATTGCTTTAACACCTCCGAAATTCCGCGATCCCATTCTGGCGCGACTCGGGCGTTTTGCCGGACGACTGGGAAAAAGCTCGCGCCGTCGTGCGTTGATCAACCTGTCCCTCTGTTTTCCGGAACGTAGCGAAGCCGAACGCGAAGCGATTGTTGATGAGATGTTTGCCACAGCGCCCCAGGCGATGGCGATGATGGCGGAACTGGCGATACGTGGGCCGGAGAAAATTCAGCCGCGCGTCGACTGGCAGGGGCTGGAGATCATCGAAGAGATGCGGCGTAACAACGAGAAAGTGATCTTTCTGGTGCCGCACGGCTGGGCAGTGGATATCCCCGCCATGCTGATGGCCTCGCAAGGACAGAAAATGGCGGCAATGTTCCATAATCAGGGCAATCCAGTTTTTGATTATGTCTGGAACACCGTGCGTCGTCGTTTTGGCGGACGTCTTCACGCGAGAAATGATGGCATTAAACCGTTCATCCAGTCGGTTCGTCAGGGCTACTGGGGCTATTATTTGCCCGATCAGGATCATGGCCCGGAGCACAGCGAATTTGTTGATTTCTTTGCAACCTATAAAGCGACGCTGCCCGCGATTGGTCGTTTGATGAAAGTGTGTCGTGCGCGCGTCGTACCGCTGTTTCCGATTTATGATGGCAAGACGCACCGTTTGACGATTCAGGTGCGCCCGCCGATGGACGACTTGTCAGAAGCGGATGATCATACGATTGCGCGGCGGATGAATGAAGAAGTCGAGATTTTTGTTGGTCCGCGACCAGAACAATACACCTGGATTTTAAAATTGCTCAAGACCCGGAAGCCTGGTGAAATCCAGCCGTATAAACGTAAAGATCTTTATCCCATCAAATAA